One Cynocephalus volans isolate mCynVol1 chromosome 5, mCynVol1.pri, whole genome shotgun sequence DNA window includes the following coding sequences:
- the NDUFAF4 gene encoding NADH dehydrogenase [ubiquinone] 1 alpha subcomplex assembly factor 4 translates to MGAVVIRAIKNFNLENRAQREISKMKPSPAPRHPSSEIRLREQMSHHLEIKGEIARKDDKLLTLLKDVYVDSRDPVSTLQVKDAEIPQEPKEFRLPKDHCFDVINLKNIPKGKISIVEALTLLSNHKLYPERWTAEKIAEEYQLDQKDVNSLLKYFVTFEVIVFSSENGKAIQPKS, encoded by the exons ATGGGGGCTGTGGTGATTCGTGCCATCAAGAATTTCAACCTAGAGAACCGCGCGCAACGGGAAATCAGCAAGATGAAGCCCTCTCCTGCTCCCAGGCACCCTTCCTCCGAGATCCGCCTGCGAGAGCAGATGAGCC acCATCTAGAAATTAAGGGAGAAATTGCTAGAAAAGATGACAAGCTGCTGACATTATTGAAAGATGTGTATGTTGATTCCAGAGATCCTGTGTCTACCTTGCAG GTAAAAGATGCTGAAATACCTCAAGAGCCAAAGGAATTCAGATTGCCAAAAGACCATTGCTTTGATGTGATTAATCTTAAGAACATTCCCAAAGGCAAAATTTCCATTGTAGAGGCCTTAACACTTCTCAGTAATCATAAACTTTATCCAGAAAGATGGACTGCTGAGAAAATAGCAGAAGAATACCAGTTAGACCAGAAAGATGTGAATTCtcttctcaaatattttgttacttttgaAGTCATagtgttttcttctgaaaatgggAAAGCAATACAACCAAAATCATGA